A single genomic interval of Cupriavidus sp. MP-37 harbors:
- the waaA gene encoding lipid IV(A) 3-deoxy-D-manno-octulosonic acid transferase, producing the protein MLRALYSVLWVAVLPLALLRLAWRARKEPGYLQHVGERLGAYGSLPKQGPWLWVHAVSVGETRAAQPLVEALLAAHPHHRLLLTHMTPTGRQTGAQLFGQEPRIVQCYLPYDLPWLVRRFMRYFRPQAGMLMETEVWPNLVHGARKAGVPLYLVNARLSPRSYRRTARFGRAAAAMYADFTGVLAQTAGDAERFRALGVPAVQITGNLKFDMQPAPAGVALGGQLRKVFGARAVLAAASTREGEEAMLLDAFSRWESLAPGVPRPALLLIPRHPQRFDEVAAMAMRAGFSVERRSSLELDGAHSPLAADLLLGDSMGEMAMYFAASDLAFIGGSLLPLGGQNLIEACAVGTPVLIGPHTFNFAQATEDAIAAGACLRVDNADVLMRTAASVLADPARLAEMRAHAQTFAGLHRGATVRTLAAVAPALEG; encoded by the coding sequence ATGTTGCGGGCTCTTTACAGCGTGTTGTGGGTGGCGGTGTTGCCGCTGGCGCTGCTGCGCCTGGCCTGGCGCGCCCGCAAGGAGCCTGGCTATCTGCAGCATGTCGGCGAGCGTCTTGGGGCGTATGGCAGCCTGCCGAAACAAGGGCCGTGGCTGTGGGTCCACGCCGTGTCGGTGGGCGAGACCCGCGCCGCCCAGCCGCTGGTCGAGGCACTGCTGGCCGCGCATCCGCATCACCGCCTGCTGCTGACCCACATGACGCCGACTGGCCGCCAGACCGGCGCGCAGCTGTTTGGCCAGGAGCCGCGCATCGTCCAGTGCTACCTGCCGTATGACCTGCCGTGGCTGGTGCGGCGGTTCATGCGGTATTTCCGGCCGCAGGCGGGCATGCTGATGGAGACCGAGGTCTGGCCGAACCTGGTCCATGGCGCGCGCAAGGCAGGCGTGCCGCTGTACCTGGTCAACGCCCGCCTGTCGCCGCGCAGCTATCGGCGCACGGCACGCTTCGGCCGCGCCGCCGCTGCGATGTATGCCGACTTTACCGGCGTGCTGGCGCAGACGGCCGGCGATGCCGAGCGCTTTCGCGCGCTGGGCGTGCCGGCGGTGCAGATCACCGGCAACCTCAAGTTCGACATGCAGCCCGCGCCGGCCGGCGTGGCGCTGGGCGGGCAGCTGCGCAAAGTCTTCGGCGCGCGCGCGGTGCTGGCGGCGGCCAGTACGCGCGAGGGGGAAGAGGCGATGCTGCTCGACGCCTTCTCGCGTTGGGAGTCCCTTGCGCCGGGCGTGCCCCGGCCGGCGCTGCTGCTGATCCCGCGTCATCCGCAGCGCTTCGATGAGGTAGCCGCCATGGCAATGCGTGCGGGTTTCTCGGTCGAGCGCCGCAGCAGCCTGGAGCTTGATGGCGCGCACTCGCCGCTGGCTGCCGACCTGTTGCTTGGCGATTCGATGGGCGAGATGGCAATGTACTTCGCTGCGTCGGACCTGGCGTTTATTGGCGGCAGCCTGTTGCCGCTGGGCGGGCAGAACCTGATTGAAGCCTGCGCGGTCGGCACGCCGGTGCTGATCGGGCCGCACACCTTCAACTTTGCACAGGCGACCGAGGATGCGATTGCCGCGGGCGCGTGCCTGCGTGTCGACAATGCCGATGTGCTGATGCGTACCGCGGCAAGCGTGCTGGCCGATCCGGCACGCCTGGCTGAGATGCGCGCGCATGCGCAGACCTTCGCGGGCCTGCATCGGGGCGCCACGGTGCGCACCTTGGCGGCCGTTGCCCCAGCGTTGGAAGGCTGA
- a CDS encoding glycosyltransferase family 4 protein produces the protein MKPDSPRHICFLTGTLNAMAGAERMTATIANALAGLGHHVTILSLWDTSSQFPLHPGVRHEAVFARRPSFKRAYFATIAGIRRHCIRHRIDVLVQVDTMLELFVLPATLGLGLHHIAWEHCHFDEDLGKPARRLARRLAARSCRQVVVLTERDRQRWLQALRPRSDIVCLPNPLPFPMPAAPAPRASKTVLAMGRLVPAKGFDVLLRAWQTVAAEEPEWQLVIHGEGEERTRLMALVRELGLQGSASLAGVCHDPLQTYGQASVFCLSSRYEGFGLVLIEAMAFGLPIVSTDCETGPRELLDPARDALVVATDDANALAQALLAVIRQPELAATLGANGRQKASQFALERLAQRWDALVRASN, from the coding sequence TTGAAACCGGACTCCCCACGTCATATCTGCTTCCTGACCGGCACCCTGAACGCGATGGCCGGTGCGGAACGAATGACCGCCACTATCGCGAACGCGCTGGCCGGGCTTGGACACCACGTCACCATCCTGAGCCTCTGGGATACGTCGAGCCAGTTCCCATTGCACCCGGGCGTGCGGCATGAAGCGGTGTTCGCCCGGCGGCCGTCTTTCAAGCGCGCCTATTTCGCCACGATTGCCGGCATCCGCAGGCACTGCATCCGGCATCGCATCGATGTACTGGTGCAGGTAGACACCATGCTGGAACTGTTCGTGCTCCCCGCCACGCTCGGCCTGGGCCTGCATCACATCGCGTGGGAGCACTGCCACTTTGACGAGGACCTGGGCAAGCCGGCACGCAGGCTGGCGCGCCGGTTGGCGGCGCGATCCTGCCGGCAGGTCGTCGTGCTGACAGAACGGGACCGCCAGCGCTGGCTCCAAGCATTGCGGCCGCGCAGCGACATCGTCTGCCTGCCCAATCCCCTGCCCTTTCCCATGCCCGCTGCTCCGGCGCCGCGCGCAAGCAAGACGGTGCTTGCGATGGGGCGGCTGGTGCCGGCCAAGGGCTTCGACGTCTTGCTGCGCGCATGGCAGACCGTGGCAGCGGAAGAGCCGGAATGGCAACTGGTGATCCATGGCGAAGGCGAGGAGCGCACGCGCCTGATGGCGTTGGTCCGGGAGCTCGGGCTGCAAGGCAGCGCCAGCCTGGCTGGCGTTTGCCACGATCCGTTGCAGACCTATGGCCAGGCATCGGTGTTCTGCCTGAGTTCGCGCTATGAGGGATTCGGCCTGGTGCTGATCGAAGCGATGGCCTTCGGGCTGCCGATCGTGTCGACCGATTGCGAGACCGGCCCGCGCGAATTACTGGATCCGGCCCGGGACGCGCTGGTGGTTGCCACCGACGACGCCAATGCCCTGGCCCAGGCGTTGCTGGCCGTGATCCGTCAACCGGAACTGGCCGCAACGCTGGGTGCGAACGGCCGCCAGAAGGCCAGCCAGTTCGCGCTGGAACGCCTCGCGCAACGGTGGGATGCCCTGGTCAGGGCGTCGAACTAA
- a CDS encoding O-antigen ligase: MLLMTRLQGSLPLGIDKALYLSACVVLAAFPALMFVKPSLSNTCFGLLLGWSAIALVAGGRAGLAEYGAILRRYWPFMLAMAALPLAVLTQQLLTGAEDPHVPYLYLRFALFIPLVLGMLRLGRRGMQSIQWGFVACALISALWLHEVAAAGRPSHVGFSNVIPFGNLALLTGMLAVISIGWNRPGDHWLAGLKLLAGFAGLYASYMSGTRGGWLAIPVLALIALAASRRLSRLHKAGVLVGLAGLMALGWFSSAMVQQRTAAVVSELSQFAQHVTSDTSIGIRLQLWRASLELFQAHPWTGVGPEHFETTLQTLAAQHVITPLAATMPHSHNELLHAAATLGMPGLLAILALYLVPAAFFLRHLRGTDRGTRVASAMGLALCCGFLVFGLTEVMFATTLVNAFYSLVMAFCFAYVVARQSKLPAPTAP, from the coding sequence ATGCTCTTGATGACGAGATTGCAAGGGTCCCTGCCATTGGGGATCGACAAAGCTCTGTACCTGAGCGCCTGTGTTGTCCTGGCTGCGTTTCCCGCGCTGATGTTCGTCAAGCCGTCGCTCAGCAACACCTGCTTCGGGCTGTTGCTGGGATGGAGCGCCATCGCCCTGGTTGCCGGCGGCCGCGCCGGCCTGGCCGAGTATGGCGCGATCCTGCGCCGGTACTGGCCATTCATGCTGGCCATGGCGGCGCTGCCGCTGGCTGTGCTGACCCAGCAACTGCTGACCGGGGCCGAAGACCCGCATGTGCCCTATCTATACCTGCGTTTTGCGTTGTTCATCCCATTGGTCCTCGGCATGCTGCGCCTGGGCCGGCGCGGCATGCAGAGCATCCAATGGGGCTTCGTCGCCTGTGCGCTGATATCCGCCTTGTGGCTGCACGAAGTCGCCGCGGCGGGCCGTCCCAGCCATGTGGGCTTCTCCAATGTCATTCCCTTCGGCAACCTGGCGCTGCTGACCGGCATGCTCGCCGTGATCTCCATCGGCTGGAACCGCCCGGGCGACCATTGGCTGGCGGGCCTGAAACTGCTGGCCGGCTTCGCAGGGCTGTACGCCTCATACATGAGCGGCACCCGCGGCGGCTGGCTGGCCATTCCGGTGCTGGCGCTGATCGCACTGGCGGCCTCGCGCAGGTTGTCGCGGCTGCACAAGGCGGGGGTGCTGGTGGGGCTGGCCGGGCTGATGGCGCTGGGGTGGTTCAGCAGTGCGATGGTTCAGCAGAGGACGGCTGCGGTTGTTTCGGAACTGTCTCAATTTGCTCAGCATGTAACTTCGGATACCTCGATCGGGATCCGGTTGCAGCTCTGGCGTGCGTCGCTGGAACTGTTCCAGGCCCACCCATGGACCGGCGTGGGGCCGGAACACTTCGAGACAACGCTGCAGACGCTTGCCGCCCAGCATGTCATCACGCCGCTGGCAGCCACCATGCCGCATTCGCACAATGAGCTCTTGCACGCGGCAGCAACGCTCGGCATGCCTGGTTTGCTGGCAATTCTTGCGCTTTACCTCGTGCCCGCCGCGTTTTTTCTGCGCCATCTGCGCGGAACCGATCGCGGCACGCGTGTCGCCAGCGCCATGGGCCTGGCCCTGTGCTGCGGCTTCCTGGTGTTCGGGCTGACCGAAGTCATGTTCGCCACGACACTGGTCAATGCCTTTTATAGCCTGGTCATGGCATTTTGCTTTGCCTACGTTGTCGCGCGCCAAAGCAAACTGCCGGCGCCCACGGCCCCTTGA
- a CDS encoding META and DUF4377 domain-containing protein — protein sequence MQSRNRLIPFASAGRGAAALLIAAVLGACTTATAPNLPSAGTNLNQTQPSGPSRWELVRWQQPDGSLREIPHGDNGQPIIFEFNEGIDAAQGTVSGTSGCNRFSGSYGKTETGIRFDRIAGTRMACPPPRMALESALLKAMQTPFATVGTQPSAASTGRQIIWKTADGDLLQFVEREGVGKRGARVEAAGVEKTVYIDSQRVECTGVGKMTCYRWRESPDAPWQLWYGPIEGLDFEPGVSYKLRVREYQVPNPPADASAIRWELLNVESRTRAR from the coding sequence ATGCAAAGCCGTAACCGCCTGATTCCCTTCGCGTCGGCAGGCCGCGGCGCGGCCGCCTTGCTGATCGCCGCCGTGCTTGGCGCGTGCACCACCGCGACCGCGCCCAACCTTCCGTCGGCCGGCACCAACCTGAACCAGACCCAGCCCTCCGGCCCCAGCCGCTGGGAACTGGTGCGCTGGCAGCAGCCTGACGGCTCGCTGCGCGAGATCCCGCACGGCGACAATGGCCAGCCGATCATTTTTGAGTTCAACGAGGGCATCGATGCCGCGCAGGGCACGGTCAGCGGCACCAGCGGCTGCAATCGCTTTAGCGGCAGCTATGGCAAGACCGAGACCGGCATCCGCTTCGACCGCATCGCCGGCACGCGCATGGCTTGCCCGCCGCCGCGCATGGCGCTGGAGTCGGCGCTGCTGAAGGCAATGCAGACGCCGTTTGCCACCGTGGGCACGCAGCCGTCGGCGGCCAGTACCGGCCGGCAGATCATCTGGAAGACCGCCGACGGCGACCTGCTGCAGTTTGTCGAGCGCGAAGGCGTGGGCAAGCGTGGTGCGCGCGTGGAGGCCGCCGGCGTGGAGAAGACTGTCTATATCGACTCGCAGCGCGTGGAATGCACGGGCGTGGGCAAGATGACGTGCTACCGCTGGCGCGAGTCGCCGGACGCGCCGTGGCAGCTCTGGTATGGGCCGATCGAGGGGCTGGATTTCGAGCCGGGCGTGTCGTACAAGCTGCGCGTGCGCGAATACCAGGTGCCCAATCCGCCGGCGGATGCGTCGGCGATCCGGTGGGAGTTGCTGAACGTGGAGTCGCGTACGCGGGCGAGGTAG
- a CDS encoding TolC family outer membrane protein, producing the protein MTFAPNAQPGAIRTRLAIAVSVLAPLLAMLPAAPAGAADLLQVYRDAQANDAQFASARAQLLATREKLPQGRAGLLPQVVGTAGANRTKLDQTASLPIGGAPSASGTRFFNNNNWQLQLSQPLFRWDRWETYKQGELAAQAGEVTFHQAELDLITRSAQAYFDVLAAQDNLYLARAQKKAIAEQLEQAKRNFEVGTATIVDANDAQARFDLATSTEIAAQSDLEIKRATLQQITGKPVDELMGLRPEAPIPGPQPPDVNAWAAQAETSNLQVNLASYNLETAQRETNKAKAGHLPSVDLVASYGFNNQTGSATQAISTHYNASQIGVQLTLPIFAGGQIQSRVRETLALADKAASDLEFARRTAAQTARQTYSGVSNGLAQVKALEAAERSATSAVESNQLGYEVGVRINIDVLNAEAQLFSTRRDLAKARYDTIMNGLRLKASTGVLQEADVVQINTLLTSLPGALYRLPVPAQAGAKAPAKPAATADRRDAASRKPRS; encoded by the coding sequence ATGACGTTTGCGCCCAACGCCCAGCCCGGAGCGATCCGGACGCGCCTGGCGATCGCGGTTTCCGTGCTGGCCCCGCTGCTGGCCATGCTGCCCGCGGCGCCGGCCGGCGCGGCCGACCTGCTGCAGGTCTATCGCGATGCGCAAGCCAATGACGCCCAGTTCGCCAGCGCGCGCGCGCAATTGCTGGCCACGCGCGAGAAGCTGCCCCAGGGCCGCGCCGGCCTGCTGCCGCAGGTGGTGGGGACCGCGGGCGCCAACCGCACCAAGCTGGACCAGACCGCGTCACTGCCGATCGGCGGCGCGCCCAGCGCCTCGGGCACGCGTTTCTTCAATAACAACAACTGGCAGCTGCAGCTGAGCCAGCCGCTGTTCCGCTGGGACCGCTGGGAAACCTACAAGCAGGGCGAGCTGGCCGCGCAAGCGGGCGAAGTCACCTTCCACCAGGCCGAGCTCGACCTGATCACGCGCAGCGCGCAGGCCTACTTCGACGTGCTGGCGGCGCAGGACAACCTCTACCTGGCGCGCGCGCAGAAGAAGGCGATCGCCGAGCAGCTGGAGCAGGCCAAGCGCAATTTCGAGGTCGGCACCGCCACCATCGTCGACGCCAACGACGCCCAGGCCCGCTTCGACCTGGCCACCTCGACCGAGATCGCGGCGCAGAGCGACCTGGAGATCAAGCGCGCCACGCTGCAGCAGATCACCGGCAAGCCGGTCGACGAACTGATGGGCCTGCGGCCCGAAGCGCCCATCCCCGGCCCCCAGCCGCCGGACGTCAACGCCTGGGCGGCGCAGGCAGAGACCAGCAACCTGCAGGTCAACCTGGCCAGCTACAACCTGGAAACCGCGCAGCGCGAAACCAACAAGGCCAAGGCCGGACACCTGCCGTCGGTCGACCTGGTGGCCTCGTACGGCTTCAACAACCAGACCGGCAGCGCCACGCAGGCGATCTCGACGCACTACAACGCGTCGCAGATCGGCGTGCAGCTGACCCTGCCTATCTTCGCCGGCGGCCAGATCCAGTCACGCGTGCGCGAGACCCTGGCGCTGGCCGACAAGGCCGCCAGCGACCTGGAATTCGCCCGCCGCACCGCCGCCCAGACCGCGCGCCAGACCTACTCCGGCGTCTCCAACGGCCTGGCCCAGGTCAAGGCGCTGGAGGCGGCCGAACGCTCGGCCACCAGTGCGGTGGAATCCAACCAACTCGGTTATGAAGTGGGCGTGCGCATCAATATCGACGTGCTGAACGCCGAAGCGCAGTTGTTCTCCACCCGCCGCGACCTGGCCAAGGCGCGCTACGACACCATCATGAACGGACTGCGGCTGAAGGCCTCCACCGGCGTGCTGCAGGAGGCGGACGTGGTGCAGATCAACACGCTGCTGACGTCGTTGCCGGGGGCGCTGTACAGGCTGCCGGTACCGGCACAGGCCGGGGCGAAGGCCCCGGCAAAGCCGGCTGCGACGGCGGACCGGCGCGACGCGGCGAGCCGCAAGCCACGCTCCTGA
- a CDS encoding rhodanese-like domain-containing protein, translated as MQVIQATELAQWLADASRAKPVLLDVREGWEVQTCALPGITHIPMRDIPARAAELDEDADIVCICHHGARSMQVAAYLERQGYGKVYNLTGGVDAWASQVDPAMPKY; from the coding sequence ATGCAGGTCATCCAAGCGACCGAACTGGCCCAGTGGCTGGCCGACGCCAGCCGTGCCAAGCCGGTCCTGCTCGACGTGCGTGAAGGCTGGGAGGTGCAGACCTGCGCCCTCCCCGGCATCACCCACATCCCGATGCGCGACATCCCGGCGCGCGCCGCCGAACTCGACGAAGACGCCGACATCGTCTGCATCTGCCATCACGGCGCACGCAGCATGCAGGTGGCGGCCTACCTGGAGCGCCAGGGCTACGGCAAGGTCTACAACCTGACCGGCGGCGTCGACGCCTGGGCCAGCCAGGTCGACCCCGCCATGCCGAAGTACTGA
- a CDS encoding protein-L-isoaspartate O-methyltransferase: protein MDLEKARFNMIEQQIRPWDVLDQEILDLLAVVKREQFVPAAYASLAFVDMEIPLPAGQNMLAPRVEARILQDLAVRKHETVLEIGAGSGYMAALLANRARHVLTVDIVPELVELARTNLANAGVTNVDVAEGNAADGWGAAAPYDVICISGSLPAIPPSILAQVKVGGRIAAFVGELPVMEARLVTRVSETEYQVVNLFETAVKPLQGAARPSQFQF, encoded by the coding sequence ATGGATCTCGAAAAAGCCCGATTCAACATGATCGAACAGCAAATCCGCCCGTGGGACGTGCTGGACCAGGAAATCCTGGACCTGCTGGCGGTGGTCAAGCGGGAGCAGTTCGTCCCGGCCGCATACGCCTCGCTGGCCTTCGTCGACATGGAGATTCCGCTGCCCGCCGGGCAGAACATGCTGGCGCCGCGCGTCGAGGCCCGCATCCTGCAGGACCTGGCGGTGCGCAAGCATGAGACCGTGCTTGAAATCGGCGCCGGCTCCGGCTACATGGCCGCGCTGCTGGCCAACCGCGCCCGCCACGTGCTGACCGTCGACATCGTGCCCGAGCTGGTTGAGCTGGCCCGCACCAACCTGGCCAATGCCGGCGTCACCAACGTCGACGTCGCCGAAGGCAATGCCGCCGACGGCTGGGGCGCCGCCGCCCCGTACGACGTGATCTGCATCTCGGGCTCGCTGCCGGCGATCCCGCCGTCGATCCTGGCGCAGGTGAAGGTGGGCGGACGCATCGCCGCCTTCGTCGGCGAACTGCCGGTGATGGAAGCACGCCTGGTCACGCGCGTGTCCGAGACCGAGTACCAGGTGGTCAACCTGTTCGAAACCGCGGTCAAGCCCCTGCAGGGCGCGGCCCGGCCGTCGCAATTCCAGTTCTGA
- a CDS encoding TetR/AcrR family transcriptional regulator, giving the protein MPRSLRKPAVTKPPADPHKDADSPRWSRRKAARPQELVAAALDLFVERGYAATRLEDVAAAAGVSKGTVYLYFANKEELFKSVVRENLVPALARGADLVDAYQGSTPELLRELLRGWWGLIGATPVAGLTKLIMAESANFPDIARFYNQEVMVPGDELFARVLARGVARGEFRALPANPTTTLICAPLVFLMMWQRALRATAEKDIDPEAFLDGLLDTLLFGLTAGEARDRPLPPQQGPYIWEVIRDDMLAQRAAAMAADTGPAPAAPQPGTPT; this is encoded by the coding sequence GTGCCCCGTAGTCTTCGCAAGCCCGCCGTGACCAAGCCACCCGCCGATCCGCACAAGGACGCCGACAGCCCGCGCTGGAGCCGGCGCAAGGCGGCGCGGCCGCAAGAACTGGTGGCGGCGGCGCTGGACCTGTTCGTCGAGCGCGGCTATGCCGCCACGCGGCTGGAAGACGTGGCCGCGGCGGCAGGCGTGTCCAAGGGCACGGTCTACCTGTACTTCGCCAACAAGGAAGAGCTGTTCAAGTCAGTGGTGCGCGAGAACCTGGTGCCGGCCCTGGCGCGCGGCGCCGACCTGGTCGACGCCTACCAGGGCAGCACGCCCGAGTTGCTGCGCGAACTGCTGCGCGGCTGGTGGGGGCTGATCGGCGCCACGCCGGTGGCGGGGCTGACCAAGCTGATCATGGCCGAGTCGGCCAACTTCCCCGACATCGCCCGCTTCTATAACCAGGAAGTGATGGTGCCGGGCGACGAGCTGTTCGCCAGGGTGCTGGCGCGCGGCGTGGCGCGCGGCGAATTCCGCGCGCTGCCGGCCAACCCCACCACCACGCTGATCTGCGCGCCGCTGGTGTTTCTGATGATGTGGCAGCGCGCGCTGCGCGCCACCGCCGAGAAAGACATCGATCCCGAGGCCTTCCTCGACGGCCTGCTCGACACGCTGCTGTTCGGGCTGACCGCCGGCGAAGCGCGCGACCGGCCGCTGCCGCCACAGCAGGGCCCGTATATCTGGGAAGTGATCCGCGACGACATGCTGGCGCAACGCGCCGCCGCGATGGCCGCCGACACCGGGCCCGCCCCCGCCGCGCCGCAACCCGGCACCCCGACATGA
- a CDS encoding YkgJ family cysteine cluster protein yields the protein MSCRSDLSCRAGCGACCIAPSIASPLPSMPGGKPAGVPCAQLLPDMRCAVFGSPDRPAFCGGLKPSAEMCGDSREAALQWLARLEILTAPAAHA from the coding sequence ATGAGTTGCCGGTCAGACCTTTCCTGCCGCGCGGGCTGCGGCGCCTGCTGTATCGCGCCGTCGATCGCCTCGCCGCTGCCCAGCATGCCGGGCGGCAAGCCGGCGGGCGTGCCGTGCGCGCAGTTGCTGCCGGACATGCGCTGCGCGGTGTTCGGCAGCCCGGACCGGCCCGCGTTCTGCGGCGGCCTGAAGCCGTCGGCCGAGATGTGCGGCGATTCCCGCGAGGCGGCGCTGCAATGGCTGGCGCGGCTCGAAATCCTGACCGCGCCGGCAGCGCACGCTTGA
- a CDS encoding DUF1439 domain-containing protein, whose translation MIRTSRRRWLAVAAAATLAVGLAACGAFRSEYTFSQSQLQAALERKFPFNKRYMELFDIQLTNPQLTLDSVRNRVNVQFDATIDNKLFFSQALSGRFALDSGLRYDEPTRSVVLQDPEVKRFDVQGMPAQFSRQLNALGGILAEQLLQGYPLYTFREDQLRLAGTQVEPGTITVLPDGINVKINRP comes from the coding sequence ATGATCCGGACTTCAAGACGGCGCTGGCTGGCCGTGGCTGCCGCGGCCACGCTGGCCGTGGGACTGGCCGCCTGCGGCGCCTTCCGCAGCGAGTACACCTTTTCGCAAAGCCAGCTGCAGGCGGCGCTCGAGCGCAAGTTTCCGTTCAACAAGCGCTACATGGAGCTGTTCGACATCCAGCTGACCAATCCGCAGCTGACGCTGGACTCCGTGCGCAATCGCGTCAACGTGCAGTTCGACGCCACCATCGACAACAAGCTGTTCTTCAGCCAGGCCCTGAGCGGCCGCTTCGCGCTGGACAGCGGGCTGCGCTATGACGAGCCGACCCGCTCGGTGGTGCTGCAGGATCCGGAGGTGAAGCGCTTCGACGTGCAGGGCATGCCGGCGCAGTTCTCGCGCCAGCTCAACGCGCTGGGCGGCATCCTGGCCGAGCAGCTGCTGCAGGGCTATCCGCTCTATACCTTCCGCGAAGACCAGCTGCGCCTTGCCGGCACACAGGTCGAGCCCGGTACAATCACCGTTTTGCCTGACGGCATCAACGTCAAGATCAACCGCCCCTGA
- a CDS encoding undecaprenyl-diphosphate phosphatase codes for MEIALALKAVILGIVEGLTEFLPISSTGHLILAGQLLDFNDEKGKIFEIVIQFGAILAVCWEFRARIGKVVRGLRDDPLSQRFAANVVIASVPAIVLAFIFGKWIKAHLFNPISVALAFIVGGVVILLAEWRDARRGTVSHPQGNALLEAAKAGAPRIESVDDLNWRDALKVGLAQCFALVPGTSRSGATIIGGMLFGLSRQVATEFSFFLAIPVIFGATVYELYKARALLNGDDLGIFAVGFVFAFLSAFLCVRWLLRFVATHDFKPFAWYRIAFGIVVLLTAYTGLVSWHA; via the coding sequence ATGGAAATCGCACTTGCCCTGAAAGCCGTGATCCTCGGCATCGTCGAAGGCCTGACCGAGTTTCTCCCCATTTCGAGCACCGGCCACCTGATCCTGGCCGGCCAGCTGCTCGACTTCAACGACGAGAAGGGCAAGATCTTCGAGATCGTGATCCAGTTCGGCGCCATCCTGGCGGTGTGCTGGGAGTTCCGCGCGCGCATCGGCAAGGTGGTGCGCGGCCTGCGCGACGACCCGCTGTCGCAGCGCTTTGCCGCCAACGTGGTGATCGCGTCGGTGCCGGCGATCGTGCTGGCCTTTATCTTCGGCAAATGGATCAAGGCCCACCTGTTCAACCCGATCTCGGTGGCGCTGGCCTTTATCGTCGGCGGCGTGGTGATCCTGCTGGCCGAATGGCGCGATGCGCGCCGCGGCACGGTCTCGCATCCGCAGGGCAATGCGCTGCTGGAAGCCGCCAAGGCCGGCGCGCCGCGCATCGAGTCGGTCGACGACCTGAACTGGCGCGATGCGCTCAAGGTGGGGCTGGCCCAGTGCTTCGCGCTGGTGCCGGGCACCTCGCGCTCCGGTGCCACCATCATCGGCGGCATGCTGTTCGGGCTGTCGCGGCAGGTGGCCACCGAGTTCTCGTTCTTCCTGGCGATCCCGGTGATCTTCGGCGCAACGGTCTACGAACTGTACAAGGCGCGCGCGCTGCTCAACGGCGACGACCTCGGCATCTTCGCGGTCGGCTTCGTCTTTGCCTTTTTGTCGGCTTTCCTGTGCGTGCGCTGGCTGCTGCGTTTCGTCGCCACGCACGACTTCAAGCCGTTTGCGTGGTACCGCATCGCCTTCGGCATCGTGGTGCTGCTGACCGCGTACACCGGACTGGTGTCCTGGCACGCCTGA
- the trmB gene encoding tRNA (guanosine(46)-N7)-methyltransferase TrmB: MLPQDPSTGPADDAAPADSAAPAPAPSPADPEGVAHPRRIRSFVRRAGRTSTGQQRAIEEVGPRMLVPYAPQPLDWEATFGRQAPSILEIGFGMGETTAHIAGLRPQDNFLGCEVHEPGVGALLKLIDERGLSNVRILQHDAVEVIAHMLTDNSLDGVHIYFPDPWHKKRHNKRRLVQPPLVKLLAARLKPGGYIHCATDWEEYAHQMVEVLSAEPLLENTSAAPDGFAERPDYRPVTKFERRGVRLGHGVWDVVFRKRA, from the coding sequence ATGCTTCCCCAAGACCCCAGCACCGGGCCGGCCGACGACGCCGCGCCCGCAGACAGCGCCGCACCGGCGCCCGCCCCCTCTCCTGCCGATCCTGAAGGCGTTGCGCATCCGCGCCGCATCCGCTCGTTCGTGCGCCGCGCGGGCCGGACCTCGACCGGGCAGCAGCGCGCCATCGAGGAAGTCGGGCCGCGCATGCTGGTGCCGTACGCGCCGCAGCCGCTGGACTGGGAGGCGACCTTCGGCCGCCAGGCGCCGTCGATCCTCGAGATCGGCTTCGGCATGGGCGAGACCACCGCGCATATCGCCGGCCTGCGGCCGCAGGACAACTTCCTCGGCTGCGAGGTGCATGAGCCGGGCGTGGGTGCGCTGCTCAAGCTGATCGACGAGCGTGGCCTGTCCAATGTGCGGATCCTGCAGCACGATGCGGTCGAGGTGATCGCGCATATGCTGACCGACAACAGCCTCGACGGCGTGCACATCTACTTTCCGGACCCTTGGCACAAGAAGCGCCACAACAAGCGCCGGCTGGTGCAGCCGCCGCTGGTAAAGCTGCTGGCCGCGCGCCTGAAGCCGGGCGGCTACATCCATTGCGCGACCGACTGGGAAGAGTACGCGCACCAGATGGTGGAAGTGCTGTCGGCGGAGCCGCTGCTGGAGAACACCTCGGCGGCGCCGGATGGCTTTGCCGAGCGGCCTGATTACCGACCCGTGACCAAGTTCGAGCGGCGCGGCGTGCGGCTTGGGCACGGCGTGTGGGACGTGGTGTTCCGCAAGCGCGCCTGA